Part of the Thermococcus sp. 18S1 genome, CAGATAAAGGAAAGGTACAGGATAATAAGAACCATCGGAGAAGGCGCGTTCTCCTACGTTTACGAGGCCAAGAATCCACAGGGACACAAGGTGGCACTCAAGGTGCTCAAATACCTGGACAAGGAATCTACCTCCTCGTTCATGCGAGAGTTCGCGGCGGCCCAAAAGCTCGACCACGAGAACATCGTTAAGGTTCACCGCGCCGATCCGAGGCTCGGCTTCCTTGAGATGGAGCTGGCCAGCAGTAACCTGGAGGAAGTCAAGAAACCGATAAATCCCTCGGTGGCGGGGAGGATAATATTTGAGATAGGCCGTGCCCTCCACCACGCCCACTCCCAGAAGATATACCACAGGGACATAAAGCCGAGCAACATACTCATATTCGGAAGCTTGGAGCGGGTTAAACTCGGAGACTGGGGCCTTGCAAGGCTCGCATCTAGAGCCACAAGGAAATCCTCTCTTGTCAGGCATAAGACTATACTCTACTCCTCTCCAGAGCAGATAAAGGATCCGGAACATATCGACCACAAGAGCGATATATTCCAGCTCGGAATTGTCTTCTACGAGATACTGACCGGCAGGCACCCCTTCACGGCCGAGTACGAGGGAACAATCATCAACAACATACTCAACAAAACCCCAGAACCACCATCGTATCTTAACCCGGAGGCGAGGGTCTTTGATGAGATAGTGATGAAGATGCTCGAAAAGGACCCCGAGAAGCGCTACCAGACGGTGAGGGAGCTGCAGAACGACATCAAGGAGGTTCTGATACGCATGGGAGTCCACGTCAGAGACAGTGTCAGCTCGCGGGAGAGGGCGAAGATCCTCGCTGAGAACGCCTACCTGCGCATCAAGGCGATTGTGGACGGTTTTGCCCAGGAAGTTTCAGCTGAGCTCACAAAACTTGCAGCGGATCTCGATGCCCTCTACCACGAAACCGGCTACCCAGAACTCAAGGATCTCCATACGCAGATATCGCTCATGGCCTCCGAGAACGCCCGCCCAACTGAAGACACGTTTAGAAGGGTGGAGACTGTATTGAAGAAATGGATGTGAGGGATAGAGATGGTTAACCTGAGGCGTGTTGTTTCAATATTCCTCCTCATCATTATGGTGCTCAGCGTGCCCGTAACTGCCGCGGACACCGGACAGACGGCCCAGGATTCAACCCAGCAAGCTTCAAGCGATGTGGAAGGACTTAACAAGGACATAGACCTTGCCAGCCAGATTCTGAAAACCCTGAACGAGAACAAGAAACCCCTGAACGTGCCAGTAAAGGAGATTCAAAAGCTGAACCAGAGCATAAACACTGCAAGGGATCAGCTGAACAGCGGGGATTTAGAGAGCGCCAACGGAACCCTGATAAACGGCTTCTGGAACCCCCTCGCGGAGCTTATAAACAACATCACGAAGGACCTCAATAAAGAGTACACCCAGCTCTCAAAGGACGCTAAAGCGTGCAGCGATAAAAATGTTGAAAAAGGGATCCAAAGCGACCTCAATGAGGTAAAATCGCTCCTCGATCAGATAAAAGAACTGATAAGCGAAGGCAACAATGATCATTCAAAATTCTCAGACGCCCTGTCCAAGCTTCTGGAGGTTAGGGGGAAGCTGGACAAGATTAAGAGCGATATTGAAAAGTGCTCTACCGCTTCAAACGAGGTCAAGGAGAAAATTGACTCCGCCGAAAGCGCGCTCCAGGCGATCAAGGAAAACAGGAAGTTCCTCGACGTGGATGATAAGACCATAACCGACCTCGAGAGCAAGATCAAAACCGCCAGAGACCAGCTGGAGGCCGGGAACGTTTTCGATGCAAACGCCACTATGGACGAAGTCATGAGTCGCATCAGAGGAATAGTCACGACCAAGCTGGACGCCGCAGGAATGGAGTACACTGAGTACGAAAGATATTTCACAAAGTACTGCGCCAAATCCAGCAACCAGGGCGCCCTCTGGGACGGACTTGAGGACGTGAAACAAAAGCTTGGAATAGCAAGTCGCAGTCTGTCCCAGAACAGGATAGCCGAGGCGATAGCGTACACGAAGTCCGCCTTCGACGCCCTGGAAAACGTCAAAAAACCCCTCGCGGAGTGCCTCGTTGGAAAAGCTGACGAAGAAATAAAGCAACTGAAGGGAACCTACGGAGCGCTTCCCGAGGATTATTACGACGCGATAATACCGCCCCTCGAATCCAAGCTTAAGAATGCCAAGACGGCGCTCTCCGGTGGCGATTACGATAAGGCTATCACATTGACGGTTGAGGTGATCAACAACGGCGATTTCAAAGCCATCAGGGAGAGAATCCTGGAGCAGATGAGGAAAAAGCTTGGTGTGAATGAGACCAGTGTGGACGAGAAGAAGCTCAAAGAACTGGAAGATAGGTACGAGCAGGTTCATAGGAGGTTCCAGGAGACCAAAAAGAAGAAACCAACCATCGTCATCATAAGTGCGGACGACAAGCTAAGAGAAGCTGATGAAAAACTCAAGCAGGTTAATGCAAGCTTAATAGTTTTGAACGCACGCCTTAAAGCTCAAAAAGCGTACGTTAAAGCTCAGAACGCCCAGGATGTGGATGGCCTCATAGCGGCCGTGAACGAATTTGACTCGGCCCTATCTGCTTCCGGTGGGGCCGAGAGTTACATCGTTGCGAGCGTGGCCCAGGTGGAGAGCCTGCTGAACGACGCCAGCAAGTCGATTGATGACGCGGAGAGCAGTTACACCTGGAATACGGTCCTCCTGGCAGTGATTGCACTGCTCCTCCTGGCTGGTCTGGGCTACGGGGGATATATCGGATACACCAAGTACCAGGACAAGAAGCGCGTGGATCGGGCGAGGGAAGCGGTTGAAATCATGGAAGATATCATAGAACGCCTCCAGAAGGAACTCGAATCGCTCAACCTGCTGACGGATGAAGGCGTAACAAGGAAGCTGAGTGAGATGAAGGGCCTCGTGAGTGAGGCCCGGGCGGCGTTTGAGAGGGGTGATTACAGAAGGCCCCTCGCCCTGAAGGAAAAGTTCCTGTCAGAATACGAGGTGCTCAACCTCAGGATAACACCTTACAAGCAGACCCTCAACGTGGACATAACAAAGCACGTGGCGGCCAAGAGCTACATAGGACGCAGGCAGAACAACGAGGACGCCTACATCGTCGAGAAGGTAGGTGGCAACATACTCCTAGCGGTCGCCGATGGTATGGGTGGGCATCTCGCAGGCGAGGTGGCGAGCAAAAAAGCAACCGAGATACTCAAGGAGACCCTGGAGCGCAACAAGTTCGGTGATCCCGAGGAGGTGTTTAGGGAGGCTATAAAGAGGGCCAACGAGGTAATCTACCAGATGGGACACGACCCGGCACATCCTGAGCGGTACAACATGGGAACCACCCTGACTGCGGCTATAGTCCGGGGCAACACAGCGACGGTTGCCAACATAGGTGACAGCAGAACCTACCTGATACGGCCCGACGGAAGCATAAAGAGGATTACCAAGGATCATTCTCTCGTCCAGGAGCTCATAGACAAGGGCGAGATAACGCCTGAGGAGGCCAGAAAACACCCGCAAAAGAACGTCATAACTAAGGCCCTGGGCATTTCCCAGACTATAACCATCGGAAGGAACGACATAAAGAAAGTGGGCCTTCAGAAGGGCGATTACCTGCTCCTGTGCTCCGACGGACTCAGCGATGCCCTTCCTGATAGCGAGATAGCTAGAACCGTCCTCGCCGCCCCGTCTCTCGAAGAAGCAGTGAAGATACTGGTGGAAAAGGCCTACGGTTATGGAAGTGACGACAACATAACGGTGGTTCTCTACCGCCACTGAGGGGTGCCCGTCATGGGCATTTTTTCCTCCATTTTACCATCGAAGGAAGAGAAAAAGCTTCGAGAGTTGAAGGGTCGTCTTGATTCTCTGGGAGACAGGATTCCTGAGGAAGGTAAGGAAAGCCTCAGCGGAGTGCTGGCGCTTATTCAACACGTCGAGGGCCGCATGAGAAGGGGCAAGAAGGAAAACACAATGGATGCACTTGAAAACATTGAGACCGAAATCTCACGGCTGGAGATTCTCGTGGGGGAGTACCTCGCACTGAAGAATACTATCGTAAGCTCGATCGTGGATATCTTGGGAACTCCCAGACTCGATGAATCAGCCATCTTTGCCACCAGTTCCCCAGCAGGAAGTTCTCCAACGAACAACAGGACAGAGGAAAGGATCCACGTTATGAGATACATTGACCACGCCCGCAAGAATCATGTTGCGGTGCTACTCGATGATGAATTTCAGCCCGTGGCGATAGATAGTGTGGTTTCTATGGTAGTAAGGCTCAACACCCAGCCGGTTACAGGGAGGGTTCTGATAGTGCCAACCGTCGTGACGAATGTCCTTGTTGAGCTGGCCAGGAGGAGAAATATCGGAACAGTGATCGGAAGAGAGGTAGATGACAGGACTTTGGGAACAGATGGAGTTCGTGTCCTCACATTTGATACGTACTCCGGTGGCCGTTAAACTATGGCAACGGTGAAGGCGATGAAGAAGGGTATGGCGGTACTGTTAATCGTGCTCTCCTCCCTGTTCCTTCCATGGGTATCCCCAGAAACAACGATGGAAGAGTGGTATCATGTCGGAGACGCATTGATAATAAGAAACACGTACACGGGGGAGGATCTCTACAGGATTACAATTTATGACGTGGATCTCATCAACGAGAAGGTCATATTCAAGTTCCAGGCCCTACCCCAGGGAAGTCCCGTAATGTACACGGTTTACCTGAAAGAACGGCTGTATGGGGACACCTCCCATGGATTTGACGTGGAGCCTCTCGACGTGTTTTTGGGGATCTCGGGAGACCTTTCAGTTAGGATTCGTTTTTACCTAGCGGATAATTACATCGTAGTGAAAGATCGGGCCACCCTGAGGATATCGTCAGACCCCAGCGACGCGGCGGTTTACATAGACGGCGAATATCGGGGAAAGACCCCCCTCACCGTTGAACTCCCCTCCGGAACCCACGAAATTGTCGTTGCTAAGGAGGGGTACAGGCCATACAACACAACAGTCGTACTCGAGACGGGGGAATACAAGACCATATACGCAAGTCTGGAAAGGATAGTGGGGAAACTCAAGGTTGAATCAACACCATCAAACGCCAAAGTTTACGTAGACGGAGATTACATCGGAAGGACTCCCATAACCTACGAACTTCCCCCTGGAACATACCGGGTAAAACTCGCCCTGGATGGATATTTTGAGTACTCAACAACGGTCACTGTAAAGGCCAGTGACACTAAGGAAATCTTCGTCAACCTCAAACCAAAACCTGGCAAGCTCAGAATAACATCAGAACCCTCCGGCGCGGAGGTATACGTAAATGGAACCTACATCGGCAAAACACCCATAGATGGGTACAGTCTAAACCCTGGAAAGTACTGGATTGAGGTAAAACTGCCCAAATATCAGGTATATGAAAAGAGAATAACAGTGGTTCCAGGTCAGGAATACCGGATACATGCCCAGCTTACCCCATCGTGGGGAGTATTAAAGGTGACATCAACACCCTCCGGAGCAGAGGTATACATCAACGACGAAAACGCTGGGAAAACACCGCTTGAGCTCCAATTAGACCCAGGAACATACACCGTCAGGGTGACCCTTGATGGATACGAAGAGTACGAGGACAGAATTGAGGTTAGGGCAGGTGAAACGACCGGGATTTCCGCGAGCCTTACACCCGTAGGGTACGTAACGGTGACGTCTGAGCCGAGTGGGGCAAGGGTGTATCTCGATGGCACGTACATCGGCAACACGCCCATAATGGAGTACAAAGTACAGGCGGGAACCTACGAAGTAACGTTAGAGGACGATGGATACCAGGCCTACAAAACGTCCATCAAAATTGAAGCAGGAGAGACAAAGG contains:
- a CDS encoding serine/threonine-protein kinase; its protein translation is MLGLGRIADLREIESYLPKISNYMTLGLPGSNIEQAKDYLQNALNALNADDTGTALEMVKKALIAALPDRDFLLSNALRLRHDGEKLLKARNFEEAISKFAESLEKYHQALTVLEVEDGTQEELIQKLRNTIETTENLRKIANFRRIYQKIKDAQTEQELWDAIRELEVVEVPMEDDRFDALIVAHRKIIMLQLQAVADMMIEAAEMYRKEDWFSAKKSLESAKKVLENLLEMAKKHDLVEEVAMINELIKACDSNLYGITELLYTGEVPKGWRLQIPDKDSFVLQEEVVEEETFDLSVNFETRLEQIKERYRIIRTIGEGAFSYVYEAKNPQGHKVALKVLKYLDKESTSSFMREFAAAQKLDHENIVKVHRADPRLGFLEMELASSNLEEVKKPINPSVAGRIIFEIGRALHHAHSQKIYHRDIKPSNILIFGSLERVKLGDWGLARLASRATRKSSLVRHKTILYSSPEQIKDPEHIDHKSDIFQLGIVFYEILTGRHPFTAEYEGTIINNILNKTPEPPSYLNPEARVFDEIVMKMLEKDPEKRYQTVRELQNDIKEVLIRMGVHVRDSVSSRERAKILAENAYLRIKAIVDGFAQEVSAELTKLAADLDALYHETGYPELKDLHTQISLMASENARPTEDTFRRVETVLKKWM
- a CDS encoding PEGA domain-containing protein, yielding MKKGMAVLLIVLSSLFLPWVSPETTMEEWYHVGDALIIRNTYTGEDLYRITIYDVDLINEKVIFKFQALPQGSPVMYTVYLKERLYGDTSHGFDVEPLDVFLGISGDLSVRIRFYLADNYIVVKDRATLRISSDPSDAAVYIDGEYRGKTPLTVELPSGTHEIVVAKEGYRPYNTTVVLETGEYKTIYASLERIVGKLKVESTPSNAKVYVDGDYIGRTPITYELPPGTYRVKLALDGYFEYSTTVTVKASDTKEIFVNLKPKPGKLRITSEPSGAEVYVNGTYIGKTPIDGYSLNPGKYWIEVKLPKYQVYEKRITVVPGQEYRIHAQLTPSWGVLKVTSTPSGAEVYINDENAGKTPLELQLDPGTYTVRVTLDGYEEYEDRIEVRAGETTGISASLTPVGYVTVTSEPSGARVYLDGTYIGNTPIMEYKVQAGTYEVTLEDDGYQAYKTSIKIEAGETKEINVELTPLETVKETKEAPETEGMEEATASPNYKNVTEGTPSSIYIIGAAVMVLGLMVGIKLHGKPNETKLLEREFNSISPSMLPEEAVGTYREAEAALHTLKKTKGSEREKAIKELRIKLRELKGAMQDYQDLKRNLEEDIRKMLSQGISSSGETNEASDA
- a CDS encoding Stp1/IreP family PP2C-type Ser/Thr phosphatase, encoding MVNLRRVVSIFLLIIMVLSVPVTAADTGQTAQDSTQQASSDVEGLNKDIDLASQILKTLNENKKPLNVPVKEIQKLNQSINTARDQLNSGDLESANGTLINGFWNPLAELINNITKDLNKEYTQLSKDAKACSDKNVEKGIQSDLNEVKSLLDQIKELISEGNNDHSKFSDALSKLLEVRGKLDKIKSDIEKCSTASNEVKEKIDSAESALQAIKENRKFLDVDDKTITDLESKIKTARDQLEAGNVFDANATMDEVMSRIRGIVTTKLDAAGMEYTEYERYFTKYCAKSSNQGALWDGLEDVKQKLGIASRSLSQNRIAEAIAYTKSAFDALENVKKPLAECLVGKADEEIKQLKGTYGALPEDYYDAIIPPLESKLKNAKTALSGGDYDKAITLTVEVINNGDFKAIRERILEQMRKKLGVNETSVDEKKLKELEDRYEQVHRRFQETKKKKPTIVIISADDKLREADEKLKQVNASLIVLNARLKAQKAYVKAQNAQDVDGLIAAVNEFDSALSASGGAESYIVASVAQVESLLNDASKSIDDAESSYTWNTVLLAVIALLLLAGLGYGGYIGYTKYQDKKRVDRAREAVEIMEDIIERLQKELESLNLLTDEGVTRKLSEMKGLVSEARAAFERGDYRRPLALKEKFLSEYEVLNLRITPYKQTLNVDITKHVAAKSYIGRRQNNEDAYIVEKVGGNILLAVADGMGGHLAGEVASKKATEILKETLERNKFGDPEEVFREAIKRANEVIYQMGHDPAHPERYNMGTTLTAAIVRGNTATVANIGDSRTYLIRPDGSIKRITKDHSLVQELIDKGEITPEEARKHPQKNVITKALGISQTITIGRNDIKKVGLQKGDYLLLCSDGLSDALPDSEIARTVLAAPSLEEAVKILVEKAYGYGSDDNITVVLYRH